In a single window of the Campylobacter fetus subsp. testudinum 03-427 genome:
- the priA gene encoding primosomal protein N' (Pfam matches to PF00270.25 DEAD, and to PF00271.27 Helicase_C), which yields MRYYEVALSGLNLKPLTYESEFDIEIFSAVSVRVKNKICNGFVIKSVEKPKFKTSVILEILPQKLTQIQIKLAEFISRYYTCEIGLCLGLFEPYYEISSINYSFIKSPKLSQKQQNALEFIKQNSVSLLFGDTGSGKSEVYISLIKEVLNENRQALLLMPEISLTPQMQMRLEDYFGSSVGIWHSKITPKNKKMLLERFFRGEIKLIAGARSALFLPFWNLGLIVVDEEHDDSYKNSSEPYYNARDLSIYLASFGDIRVVLGSATPSVSSFFKFKHFRLKGTFFNSKKEFIYDNFSTSLSNSIIENIDKTLKMQKQAVIFLPTRANFKFLTCINCFSSIKCPFCSVSMSLHKKTKSLKCHYCGFSTAIPSSCPKCGSDMLEANKIGTSELVLSLEKAFPNARIAKFDKDEITTQNKLTTLLKNFNNKKIDILVGTQMLSKGHDYHNVDLAVIMGLDEHLEYADFRAREKTLALAMQVAGRAARVGEGRVIIQTNKSEFFQEYLEDYDKFLEDELEARNPLYPPFARLLRIVIEDKNEQNALKFEKDILSNLKDISNLEIIGHGKALIEFISLKHRRYILLRSDSHIPLLKAAKIARYYGAHADIDPVNFN from the coding sequence ATGCGGTATTACGAAGTAGCTCTTAGCGGTTTAAATTTAAAACCTCTCACCTATGAAAGTGAATTTGATATAGAAATTTTTAGCGCAGTTAGTGTAAGAGTAAAAAACAAAATTTGCAATGGATTTGTGATAAAAAGTGTAGAAAAACCGAAATTTAAAACGTCTGTTATTTTGGAAATTTTACCGCAAAAACTAACGCAAATTCAGATAAAATTAGCTGAGTTTATATCGAGATATTACACTTGCGAAATCGGTCTTTGCTTAGGACTTTTTGAGCCTTACTATGAAATTTCAAGTATAAATTATAGCTTTATAAAATCCCCAAAACTAAGCCAAAAACAGCAAAATGCTCTTGAGTTTATCAAACAAAATAGCGTTTCACTACTTTTTGGAGATACTGGAAGCGGAAAAAGCGAAGTATATATATCTCTTATAAAAGAGGTGTTAAATGAAAATAGACAAGCTCTACTTTTAATGCCCGAAATCTCACTAACACCGCAAATGCAAATGCGTTTGGAGGATTATTTTGGTTCATCAGTAGGTATCTGGCACTCAAAAATAACGCCTAAAAATAAAAAAATGTTATTAGAAAGATTTTTTCGTGGAGAGATCAAGCTAATAGCAGGAGCTAGGTCGGCACTATTTTTACCGTTTTGGAATTTGGGGCTTATAGTAGTTGATGAAGAGCATGATGATAGCTATAAAAATAGCAGTGAGCCATACTATAATGCTAGAGATCTAAGCATTTATCTAGCAAGTTTTGGAGATATAAGAGTTGTTTTGGGAAGCGCTACTCCAAGCGTGAGTAGTTTTTTTAAATTTAAACATTTTAGACTAAAAGGAACGTTTTTTAACTCTAAAAAAGAGTTTATTTATGATAATTTTTCAACTTCTCTAAGCAACTCCATAATAGAAAATATAGACAAAACTCTAAAAATGCAGAAACAAGCCGTTATTTTCTTGCCTACTAGAGCGAATTTTAAATTCCTAACTTGTATAAATTGTTTTAGCAGTATAAAATGTCCTTTTTGTAGTGTTTCTATGAGTCTTCATAAAAAAACCAAATCTCTTAAATGCCATTACTGCGGCTTTAGCACCGCTATACCAAGTAGTTGTCCTAAGTGTGGTAGCGATATGTTAGAAGCAAACAAAATCGGTACTAGCGAGCTTGTTTTAAGTCTGGAAAAAGCTTTTCCAAATGCAAGGATAGCTAAATTTGATAAAGATGAAATCACTACGCAAAACAAACTAACAACTCTGCTAAAAAACTTTAATAACAAAAAGATAGATATCCTTGTCGGTACGCAAATGCTAAGCAAAGGTCACGACTATCATAATGTCGATTTAGCTGTGATTATGGGGCTTGATGAACATCTTGAATATGCGGATTTTAGAGCTAGAGAGAAGACTTTGGCTCTTGCTATGCAAGTTGCGGGTCGTGCTGCTAGAGTTGGTGAGGGAAGAGTTATTATCCAGACAAATAAATCTGAGTTTTTTCAAGAATACTTAGAGGATTATGATAAATTTTTAGAAGATGAGTTAGAAGCTAGAAATCCTTTATATCCACCATTTGCAAGACTTCTTAGAATAGTTATAGAAGATAAAAATGAGCAAAATGCTTTGAAATTTGAAAAAGATATATTATCAAATTTAAAAGATATTTCAAATTTAGAAATTATAGGTCACGGAAAAGCACTTATAGAGTTCATTTCGCTGAAGCATAGAAGATATATTTTATTAAGATCAGACTCTCATATCCCGCTATTAAAAGCTGCTAAAATAGCTAGATATTACGGAGCTCACGCGGATATAGATCCAGTAAATTTTAACTAA
- a CDS encoding NapC/NirT cytochrome c family protein (Pfam match to PF03264.10 Cytochrom_NNT) produces MKKVLIIIGITITLTLVVVFGGYKVVEVTGDYPFCGSCHAWDGAIAQTNLADSVHGASATHGVKVKCSDCHLPHDSLIGYLFTKAKNGVAEGFTTMLGDPDKKDWLGNRQYTRDNYTFDSSCLKCHANILKTSDGNMTRAINKMHDRYVELKSTAEAMKCTDCHKHVGHKELGAMLYEQKFHQPNSWEEWEKARNK; encoded by the coding sequence ATGAAAAAAGTTTTAATAATAATTGGCATCACCATCACCCTTACTCTAGTAGTTGTTTTTGGTGGATATAAGGTAGTAGAAGTTACTGGAGACTATCCGTTTTGCGGTAGCTGTCACGCGTGGGATGGCGCTATAGCACAAACAAATTTAGCCGACTCAGTGCATGGAGCAAGTGCTACTCATGGCGTCAAAGTTAAGTGCAGCGACTGCCATTTGCCTCACGATAGCTTGATTGGATATCTATTTACAAAAGCCAAAAACGGCGTTGCTGAGGGCTTTACGACAATGCTAGGAGATCCAGATAAAAAAGACTGGTTAGGAAATAGGCAATACACTAGAGATAACTATACTTTTGATAGCTCATGTCTAAAATGCCATGCAAATATCTTAAAAACAAGCGATGGTAATATGACTAGAGCGATAAACAAAATGCACGATAGATATGTGGAGCTAAAAAGTACAGCTGAAGCTATGAAATGTACTGATTGTCACAAACACGTCGGACACAAAGAGCTTGGAGCTATGCTTTATGAGCAAAAATTCCACCAACCAAACTCATGGGAAGAGTGGGAAAAAGCTAGAAATAAATAA
- a CDS encoding flavocytochrome c (Pfam match to PF00890.20 FAD_binding_2), with the protein MFDKQKRHTLKMLSGMAAMSLLPSYSFGKMSVSDVPEWDESFDAIVVGSGFAGSAAMISLLDYGLTNCVMIDKMPYLSGNSAYSGGSIAIAGTWIQERDGIKDDPELQIKDTLKSGHNLNDVELVREMVYRGPETFTWLEKNGVKFKWVSRSGGHTNPRSHSAGAGSYITRPLQETILSRGGQIRTRIIMDDIIYNDKGEVVGIKVREKYEFKFDRLAVEEENKSGQIKYYRCYGGLILATGGWGADINFRQNFDPALREDVLTTNHMGATGYTVRRLLSDNIKFIDMQYIQRLHVTSHDEPFFGFAYRWITRAYAYGIMVNPKTGLRFVNEIADRKIGSDAIWAMNEKGKNPPILIMDVEGTKKTVDIKDLQRGMAVGAVKQFETMDELIKFYGINKEPFLTELKEYNEWVDKASKDPSIKDPKFGRNYSPFKGQFIKVEKAPFFASRPGPKVHHCMGGIKTTKDCEVYNNDMQIVQNLYACGEVTGGRHGFNRLGSNAVLDCLVYGKRAGAALSKKYNEKRGA; encoded by the coding sequence ATGTTTGACAAGCAAAAAAGACATACGCTAAAAATGCTTAGCGGTATGGCGGCTATGTCGTTACTTCCGTCTTATTCGTTTGGCAAGATGAGTGTAAGCGATGTGCCTGAGTGGGACGAGAGTTTTGATGCTATAGTAGTAGGTAGTGGATTTGCTGGAAGCGCTGCTATGATATCGCTTCTAGATTACGGTCTTACAAACTGCGTAATGATAGATAAGATGCCTTATTTGTCAGGTAATTCAGCATATAGCGGCGGAAGTATCGCGATTGCTGGTACTTGGATTCAAGAAAGAGACGGTATAAAAGACGACCCCGAACTTCAGATAAAAGACACTTTAAAAAGCGGTCATAATTTAAATGATGTGGAACTTGTTAGGGAAATGGTTTATAGAGGACCAGAAACATTTACATGGCTTGAGAAAAACGGTGTAAAGTTTAAATGGGTAAGCAGAAGCGGCGGACATACAAATCCTAGAAGCCACTCAGCAGGTGCTGGAAGCTACATCACTAGACCATTACAAGAAACTATACTAAGTCGCGGCGGACAGATACGCACCCGCATTATAATGGACGATATCATCTACAATGACAAAGGTGAAGTAGTCGGTATAAAAGTACGTGAAAAGTATGAGTTTAAATTTGATCGTTTAGCAGTAGAAGAAGAGAACAAAAGCGGACAAATAAAGTACTATCGCTGTTATGGCGGACTGATACTAGCTACTGGAGGCTGGGGTGCAGATATAAATTTCAGACAAAATTTCGATCCTGCTTTAAGAGAAGATGTTCTTACTACAAATCACATGGGCGCTACTGGATATACTGTAAGAAGGCTATTAAGTGATAATATTAAATTTATAGATATGCAATACATTCAAAGGCTTCACGTAACTAGCCACGATGAGCCGTTTTTTGGCTTTGCGTATCGCTGGATAACAAGAGCTTATGCTTATGGCATAATGGTAAATCCAAAAACCGGACTTAGATTTGTAAATGAGATAGCTGATCGTAAAATCGGCTCAGACGCTATTTGGGCGATGAACGAAAAAGGTAAAAATCCACCTATTTTGATTATGGATGTAGAAGGAACAAAAAAGACGGTCGATATAAAAGATCTTCAAAGAGGTATGGCTGTAGGTGCAGTAAAGCAGTTCGAGACTATGGACGAGCTTATCAAATTTTATGGTATCAACAAAGAGCCGTTCTTAACTGAACTTAAAGAGTATAACGAATGGGTAGATAAAGCTTCAAAAGATCCAAGCATTAAAGATCCTAAATTTGGTAGAAACTACTCACCTTTTAAAGGTCAATTCATAAAAGTAGAAAAAGCACCGTTTTTTGCGTCTCGTCCAGGACCAAAAGTGCATCACTGTATGGGCGGTATAAAAACTACAAAAGATTGTGAAGTATATAACAACGATATGCAAATAGTACAGAATTTATACGCTTGTGGCGAAGTCACTGGCGGAAGACACGGATTTAACAGGCTTGGTTCAAACGCAGTTCTTGACTGCTTAGTCTATGGTAAAAGAGCCGGAGCGGCTTTGTCTAAAAAATACAACGAAAAAAGAGGTGCATAA
- a CDS encoding type III pyridoxal 5-phosphate (PLP)-dependent enzyme, YggS family (Pfam match to PF01168.16 Ala_racemase_N): protein MRLDEILSKIGSAKLIAVSKNVTENEVLELYSQGQMDFGENRVQELKRKKDILNELNLNWHFIGRLQANKINHLLALHPTLWQSCESFSQALAVDKRLDYTLDCLLQINSAHEDTKQGVDPNAACEEFLRIKQSCKNLNLVGVMSIGAHSDDIKEIQKSFESTYKIYENLQKYGAKICSMGMSSDYELAIKCGSNMIRLGTILYK from the coding sequence ATGAGATTGGACGAAATTTTAAGTAAAATAGGAAGTGCAAAACTTATCGCTGTTTCAAAAAACGTCACCGAAAATGAGGTTTTGGAGCTGTACTCTCAAGGTCAAATGGACTTTGGAGAAAACAGAGTTCAAGAGTTAAAGCGTAAAAAAGATATATTGAATGAACTAAATTTAAACTGGCATTTTATCGGTAGATTACAAGCAAATAAAATCAATCATCTTCTAGCTTTGCACCCTACTTTGTGGCAAAGCTGTGAGAGTTTTTCACAGGCTCTAGCTGTGGATAAAAGGCTTGATTATACTTTGGATTGCTTACTTCAGATAAACTCAGCTCACGAAGATACCAAACAAGGTGTAGATCCAAATGCGGCTTGTGAAGAGTTTTTGCGTATCAAACAGAGTTGTAAAAATCTAAATTTAGTAGGAGTGATGAGCATCGGTGCTCATAGTGATGACATAAAAGAGATACAAAAAAGCTTTGAGAGCACATATAAAATTTATGAGAATTTGCAAAAATATGGAGCAAAGATCTGCTCTATGGGAATGAGCAGTGACTACGAACTAGCTATAAAATGCGGCTCAAATATGATTCGTCTTGGAACGATTTTGTATAAATGA
- a CDS encoding cytochrome c3 (Pfam match to PF14537.2 Cytochrom_c3_2), with protein MRNLILSLLILCSFVFGADLNPLKNSKGEITMDFSSNAFPITGVHKKLNLDCKSCHLEADKKDYSAAMQKSCLACHGSYEKIAEATGGLGHNDNIHKSPHYEALDCDNCHKAHQPTINMCLRCHTQDSMKKLQVK; from the coding sequence ATGAGAAATTTAATTTTAAGCCTACTTATACTTTGCTCGTTTGTTTTTGGAGCTGATCTTAATCCTTTAAAAAACTCAAAAGGTGAGATAACAATGGACTTTAGCAGCAATGCATTTCCTATAACGGGCGTGCATAAAAAGCTAAATTTGGACTGTAAAAGCTGTCATTTAGAAGCAGATAAAAAAGACTACTCCGCAGCTATGCAAAAGTCATGCCTTGCTTGTCACGGAAGCTATGAAAAGATAGCAGAAGCCACAGGAGGCTTAGGACACAACGACAATATACATAAAAGTCCGCATTACGAAGCTTTAGACTGCGACAACTGTCACAAAGCGCACCAACCTACGATCAATATGTGTCTTAGATGTCACACTCAAGACTCTATGAAAAAACTACAAGTCAAATAA
- a CDS encoding RseP-like zinc metalloprotease (Pfam match to PF02163.18 Peptidase_M50), with amino-acid sequence MKSIFLVLALLIASFWHWGVHFGVTILAISFLIFFHELGHFLVARFFGVKVNTFSIGFGEKIYTKRVGNTDYCLSAIPLGGYVQLKGQDDLDPKLKNYDSDSYNVLSPIKRIAILFAGPFFNLLLAFFLYIALGFIGVDKLAPVVGTIQQGSAANSAGILKDDKIISINSVPIRQWDDIKKQVKLEPINIVIDRNGERLTINLTPKIGESMSMFREKIQTPLIGISPSGEITKVYNPGLSSISYAFNETLESSKLIYKGLEKLITGVVPIKEMGGIVAMADITTKASTISVSVLFLIVALISVNLGVLNLLPLPVLDGGHIVFNLYEMVLKRPVNEKVFTALSYGSMAFLFALMAFTIFNDILRLAGVYE; translated from the coding sequence TTGAAAAGTATTTTTTTGGTTTTAGCACTCTTGATAGCTAGTTTTTGGCACTGGGGCGTACATTTTGGCGTGACTATTTTAGCTATATCTTTTCTTATATTTTTCCATGAACTCGGTCATTTTTTAGTTGCTAGATTTTTTGGTGTTAAAGTCAATACTTTTAGCATCGGATTTGGTGAGAAAATCTACACAAAAAGAGTTGGAAATACTGACTACTGTTTAAGCGCCATTCCACTTGGCGGCTATGTACAGCTTAAAGGACAAGATGATTTAGACCCAAAGCTAAAAAATTACGATAGCGATAGCTACAACGTTTTAAGCCCTATAAAACGCATAGCCATACTTTTTGCAGGTCCGTTTTTTAATCTTTTGTTAGCATTTTTCTTATATATCGCATTAGGATTTATCGGAGTAGATAAGTTAGCTCCTGTAGTAGGAACTATCCAGCAAGGCTCTGCTGCTAATAGCGCAGGAATACTAAAAGATGATAAAATAATAAGCATAAACAGCGTACCTATAAGGCAGTGGGATGACATCAAAAAACAAGTTAAGCTTGAGCCGATAAATATAGTCATCGATAGAAACGGTGAGCGTTTAACTATAAATTTGACGCCTAAAATCGGCGAAAGTATGAGTATGTTTAGAGAAAAAATTCAAACTCCACTCATAGGTATAAGCCCAAGTGGCGAGATAACAAAAGTGTATAATCCGGGTTTAAGCAGCATTTCTTACGCATTTAATGAAACATTAGAAAGCTCAAAACTCATTTATAAAGGGCTTGAAAAGCTGATAACTGGTGTAGTTCCTATCAAAGAGATGGGCGGCATAGTTGCTATGGCTGATATCACGACAAAAGCTTCTACTATAAGCGTTTCTGTGTTATTTTTGATAGTAGCGTTGATATCTGTAAATTTAGGTGTTTTAAATTTACTTCCACTTCCAGTACTTGATGGCGGACATATAGTTTTTAACCTTTATGAGATGGTGCTTAAAAGACCAGTAAATGAAAAGGTTTTTACGGCGTTAAGTTATGGTTCTATGGCGTTTTTGTTCGCGTTGATGGCATTTACTATATTTAACGATATCCTTAGACTTGCAGGAGTTTATGAATGA
- the rpe gene encoding ribulose phosphate 3-epimerase (Pfam match to PF00834.15 Ribul_P_3_epim), whose translation MYVAPSILSADFGKLDDEVKAICEAGADLVHVDVMDGHFVPNLTIGPLVVNAVAKSSSKPLDIHLMVENVPFFVDLFLPLKPKFISFHIEEEKHPLRLCDHIRKNGVNPAIVLNPHTPVSSLEYIINDVDMVLLMSVNPGFGGQKFIPSVLNKAKELRELIEKNSAKCMIEVDGGVNGLNVSELDEAGVDIVVAGNFVFSSSDYAEAIRALKL comes from the coding sequence ATGTATGTAGCACCTAGTATATTATCCGCAGATTTTGGAAAGCTTGATGATGAAGTAAAGGCTATCTGCGAAGCAGGAGCCGACCTTGTTCATGTAGATGTTATGGATGGGCATTTCGTGCCAAATTTAACCATAGGACCACTTGTCGTAAATGCAGTCGCAAAATCGTCCTCAAAGCCTTTGGATATTCATTTAATGGTAGAAAACGTACCGTTTTTCGTAGATCTATTTTTACCACTAAAACCTAAATTTATAAGCTTTCATATAGAAGAAGAAAAACATCCTTTAAGACTCTGTGATCACATAAGAAAAAATGGTGTAAATCCTGCCATAGTGTTAAATCCACACACTCCTGTTTCTAGCTTAGAGTATATAATAAACGATGTAGATATGGTACTTTTGATGAGCGTAAATCCCGGATTTGGCGGACAAAAGTTTATACCTTCGGTGTTAAATAAAGCAAAAGAACTTAGAGAGCTTATAGAAAAAAACAGTGCAAAATGTATGATAGAAGTCGATGGCGGCGTAAATGGCTTAAATGTTAGCGAACTTGATGAAGCGGGCGTAGATATAGTAGTAGCTGGAAATTTCGTATTTAGCTCAAGTGATTACGCAGAAGCTATCAGAGCATTAAAACTATAA
- the dnaQ gene encoding DNA polymerase III, epsilon subunit (Pfam match to PF00929.20 RNase_T), with protein sequence MEQKLENFINLLGKSSLNYYDFLQKANDISSLKDIINVKDFDDWNILGLGLVKTESGKVTLKSKYTDFKDQVFCVVDIETNGGINSGQIIEIGALKLLDGVEIGRFESFVYAPNVPENISELTGIYAADLAKAPSLANVLEKFKLFLGDSVFVAHNVKFDYDFISISLERLGFGMLLNRRICTIDLARRTIVSQKYGLGTLKELLGISNAHHRALNDAIAAAEIFKECVKRVPWSIQSVEDLIIFSKTAKSLKLPNTLVTTREF encoded by the coding sequence TTGGAACAAAAGCTAGAAAACTTTATAAATTTACTCGGTAAAAGTAGCCTTAATTATTATGATTTTTTGCAAAAAGCAAATGACATATCAAGTTTAAAAGATATAATCAACGTTAAAGATTTTGACGATTGGAATATTTTAGGGCTTGGTTTAGTAAAAACAGAGAGCGGAAAAGTTACTTTAAAAAGCAAATATACTGATTTCAAAGATCAAGTTTTTTGTGTGGTAGATATAGAAACAAACGGCGGTATAAATAGCGGTCAGATCATCGAAATAGGAGCATTAAAACTCTTAGATGGAGTTGAAATAGGGCGTTTTGAAAGCTTTGTATATGCTCCAAATGTTCCAGAAAATATCAGTGAATTAACAGGAATTTATGCTGCTGATTTGGCTAAAGCTCCTAGCCTTGCAAATGTGCTTGAAAAGTTTAAGCTGTTTTTGGGAGATAGCGTATTTGTCGCACATAACGTCAAATTTGATTATGATTTTATAAGCATAAGTTTAGAACGTCTTGGTTTTGGAATGCTTTTAAATAGGCGAATTTGCACGATTGATTTGGCACGCCGAACGATAGTTTCGCAAAAATACGGACTTGGAACACTAAAAGAGCTTTTAGGTATAAGCAACGCTCATCACAGAGCTTTAAACGACGCTATAGCTGCGGCTGAGATATTTAAAGAGTGTGTAAAAAGAGTGCCTTGGAGTATTCAAAGCGTCGAAGATCTCATCATCTTTAGTAAAACTGCAAAGAGTTTAAAACTTCCAAATACTTTAGTTACAACAAGGGAATTTTAG
- the mogA gene encoding molybdopterin adenylyltransferase (Pfam match to PF00994.20 MoCF_biosynth), which produces MRAKIGVLTLSDRASSGVYEDKSGIAIRDILQDWLISQTEFIYKIIPDEYDLIVENLKDMCDVSKCDLIFTTGGTGPSPRDVTPEATEEICQKLMPGFGELMRVASLKFVPTAILSRQTAGIRGKTLIVNLPGQPKAIKECLEPIFPAIPYCLDLIGAAYLQTDESKIKAFRPNKK; this is translated from the coding sequence ATGAGAGCTAAAATAGGAGTTTTAACTCTAAGCGATAGAGCTAGTAGTGGAGTTTATGAGGATAAAAGTGGAATTGCTATAAGAGATATTTTGCAAGATTGGCTTATAAGCCAAACAGAGTTTATATATAAAATTATACCAGATGAATATGATTTAATAGTTGAAAATTTAAAAGATATGTGTGATGTTTCTAAGTGCGATCTCATTTTTACCACAGGAGGAACTGGACCATCTCCTAGAGACGTTACACCTGAAGCTACTGAGGAGATTTGCCAAAAGCTTATGCCTGGATTTGGTGAGCTGATGAGAGTTGCTAGTTTAAAATTCGTTCCTACAGCTATCTTATCTAGACAAACAGCTGGTATAAGAGGTAAAACTCTTATTGTAAATCTTCCTGGTCAGCCAAAAGCTATAAAAGAGTGTTTAGAGCCGATATTTCCGGCGATTCCATACTGTTTGGATTTGATAGGAGCGGCTTATTTACAAACTGATGAGAGTAAGATAAAAGCTTTTAGGCCAAATAAAAAGTAA
- a CDS encoding transcriptional regulator, AraC family (Pfam match to PF12833.3 HTH_18): MKFINKRDIKSFLAVSSLFLIFLFINYIYNYTILKHSISRYEQGVFDRVKLKVDDWTKSNFIDVQKLARTIEEEDLQDREALKELMFRLQKNSNFPYIILGLKTGEFFISDKDFVTPYNYTPTKRDWFNDTLEANKTIATKPYFSMRLGLRSVSICTPISVFGTSGVFCGGQPFKFISDYFAQYRSLYDKNLFLMDEGTEILGKISQNQNVSFEDKNYIKFPVDNTKWFIVFEKNSEIYESSLSEFFIINLIFYAFFVFIYFFTNMFWFKENKKSNKQLEEQNNFIKDALTKKNSSVLVSCDEEFNIISKEIDSFYDIFDGINLKQNILNSSYIAQDEKSKFIQSDEQYLNLTINNKSYLLTKTVIDGSINFLFQDISYDKIKTDYDGTIDRVLLFVRNNLNDDSLCVDKLATVSGYSKFHFQRMFKNYTGQTLANYLRNLRLNRAKFLLSFSDENISNIAYDCGFSHIESFSRAFSKEFGSSPSAFRDEFRKIIIKEELIYEEVFISSLKLSITFSQNNTQFLNGKKYFIIEYSNLIYASNDENRPDISISDCKFIKVDFIRTHLNLETILNKIYTVFYDYKTYNHELPIAFYTKNELNQIDFIYINLP, from the coding sequence ATGAAATTTATAAATAAAAGAGATATCAAGTCGTTTTTAGCGGTAAGTTCGCTATTTTTGATATTTCTTTTTATAAATTATATTTATAACTATACTATTTTAAAACATAGCATAAGCAGGTACGAACAAGGCGTTTTTGATAGAGTAAAGCTAAAAGTTGATGACTGGACAAAGTCAAATTTCATAGATGTACAAAAGTTAGCTAGAACCATAGAAGAAGAAGATTTACAAGATAGAGAAGCCCTAAAAGAGCTTATGTTTCGTCTGCAAAAAAACTCGAATTTCCCATATATCATACTTGGTTTAAAAACAGGTGAATTTTTTATATCGGACAAAGATTTTGTCACTCCATACAACTATACGCCGACCAAAAGAGACTGGTTCAACGATACTTTAGAAGCGAACAAAACTATAGCCACAAAACCATACTTTAGTATGCGACTTGGGCTTAGAAGCGTTTCTATATGCACTCCTATAAGCGTTTTTGGTACAAGCGGAGTGTTTTGCGGCGGACAACCGTTTAAGTTTATCTCGGATTATTTTGCGCAGTATAGATCGCTTTATGATAAGAATTTGTTTTTGATGGATGAGGGTACGGAGATATTAGGAAAGATCTCGCAAAATCAAAACGTAAGCTTTGAAGACAAAAATTATATCAAATTTCCAGTAGATAATACAAAGTGGTTTATAGTATTTGAGAAAAATAGTGAAATTTACGAAAGTAGCTTGAGCGAGTTTTTCATTATAAATTTGATATTTTATGCATTTTTTGTATTTATATACTTTTTTACTAATATGTTTTGGTTTAAAGAAAATAAAAAAAGCAACAAGCAACTAGAAGAACAAAACAACTTCATAAAAGACGCTCTAACAAAGAAAAATAGCTCTGTTTTGGTAAGCTGCGATGAAGAATTTAATATTATTTCAAAAGAGATAGACAGCTTTTATGATATATTTGACGGTATAAATTTAAAACAAAATATACTAAACTCATCTTATATAGCGCAAGATGAAAAAAGTAAATTTATACAAAGCGACGAACAGTATTTAAATTTGACTATAAATAATAAATCTTATCTACTTACTAAAACAGTCATAGACGGAAGTATAAATTTCTTGTTTCAAGATATCAGCTATGACAAGATCAAAACCGACTACGACGGAACTATAGATAGAGTGCTGCTTTTCGTGCGTAATAACCTAAACGACGATAGCCTTTGCGTGGATAAACTCGCTACGGTGAGTGGATATTCTAAGTTTCATTTTCAAAGAATGTTTAAAAACTATACTGGTCAGACTTTGGCTAATTATCTAAGAAATTTAAGGCTAAATAGAGCTAAGTTTTTGCTCAGTTTTAGCGATGAGAACATATCAAATATAGCTTATGACTGTGGATTTTCACATATAGAGAGCTTTAGTAGAGCATTTAGTAAGGAATTTGGCTCAAGTCCGTCTGCTTTTAGAGATGAGTTTAGAAAAATTATCATAAAAGAAGAGCTTATATATGAAGAAGTATTTATAAGCAGTCTTAAACTCTCCATAACTTTTAGTCAAAATAATACTCAGTTTTTAAACGGTAAGAAATACTTTATCATAGAGTATTCAAATTTGATTTATGCATCAAACGATGAAAATAGACCAGATATCTCTATAAGTGACTGCAAATTTATAAAAGTGGATTTTATACGCACTCATCTAAATTTAGAAACGATTTTAAACAAAATATATACGGTTTTTTACGACTATAAAACCTATAATCACGAATTACCTATAGCATTTTATACCAAAAATGAACTTAACCAAATAGATTTTATCTATATAAATTTACCATAA